The Hyphomicrobium sp. 99 genome contains the following window.
CAATCATTTCGGGCATCGGTCTCGGCTTCACGCTGAAGCACGGCAAAACGGATGCGGCGGCAACGGGGCTCGCTGCCGATTACAAGCCGATTGCTTACCCGAAGCCCGATGGCAAGCTGACGTTCGACCGCCTGACGAACGTGTCATTCTCCGGGACCAATCACGAAGAGAACCAGCCCGTACATCTGAAGTTACTTGACCCGGCAGTTCCGATTGCGATCAATCTGCCCGAGTACGCGGAACCGGCGCAGCGCTATTGTCCAGCTGCGGTCTACGAAGTTGTGACGGACGAGGTGGGCCAGCCGAAATTTCAGATCAACGCGCAGAACTGCGTACACTGCAAAACCTGCGATATAAAAGATCCGAGCCAAAATATTATCTGGACATGCCCTGAAGGCGGCGGCGGGCCCAATTACGCCGGAATGTAACGCTCAAAGAACTGGAGGGAATGTCTCCCTCCAGTGCGTTCAGCAACATAATGGGCCCGGCGGTCGCCGTTTTTCTGTGTGGTTGCGCGTTTTTTAAGGGCCATTAACGGTTAGCAATTTCGACTCCTGTCCCATTTTTCATGTGAAGCGTGTCGCCAAGCGAGCGATAACTTTGCTAGGCTTCAGGCCGCAGGAATCAAATTGCCTTCCGGCAGCAAAGGAAAAATGTCGATGCGGGGACCCCTCGGGCGTGTGCTGAGTGTAGGCCTTGGTGCGATCGCGATGACCGTCGCCGGGTTTTTCAGCGAGGCTCCGGCCCGCTCTCAAGACCAGGACCTTGGTCAGGACGAGGCGTCGACCTCGGTACTCGGCAACTATCTGGCCGGACGTTTTGCGCGCGCCGCGCAGGATACCCAGGAAGCCGCAAATTTCTACGGCAAGGCCCTCGAGCGCGATCCGAAGAACGAAGTTCTGCTGGAGCAGGCGTTCCAGATGGAGACGATGTCGGGCAACTGGCCGAAGGCCATTCCTCTCGCCGAACAGCTGACGGCGACGCGTCAGTCGCATCGGATGTCCCAGTTTCTATTGGGCGTGACCGCTTTCAAGAGCGACGACTTCAAGAAAGCCGAAGAGCATTTCGCCGCGGCGTCCGAAAATCCCATTGGCGAGCTGACGAGCGCGATCGCCGTCGGCTGGACACGTCTCGCGGCCGGCGATGCCGATGGCGCGCTGAAGGCGCTCGATATGCCGAAGCAGCCGGACTGGGCGCAGTTCTACCTGCGCTATCACAAGGCGTTGATAGCCGACCTCGCCGGGCGCAAGGCCGATGCGCGAGCGTCATATGAGAAGGTCTTCAAGCAGGATAGCCGTACGCTCCGTACCTCGCTCGCCTACGCGCAGTCCGCTGCCCACTACGGCGACTTCAAGACCGCGCGTCAGGTGATCAAGGAGCAGCTTGCGAAGACTCAGGGCGATCCACATCCGCTCGCGAAAGAGATGCTGGACATCATCAATCGCAAAGAGAAGCCGCCACTCTTGATCTCCAATGCGAAGGACGGCTTGGCGGAAGTATTCTATGGCCTCGGCGAGGCGCTTGCCGGTGAAGGCGGCGTCAGCCTCGGAACGATCTATTTGCAGCTCGCACTCGATGCGAAGCCAGATCACGCTTTTGCGCTCGCGGCACTCGCCAACGCGCAGGAAGCCGTAAAACGGTACGGCGACGCGATTGCGACATACGACAAGATTCCCCAAGGCACGCCCTTGCAGAGCGCGATCGACATCCGCAAAGCTTTTGATCTGAACTCTCTCGACAAGTCCGACGAAGCCAAAGCAATCCTCACAAAGCTCATCGAAACAGACCCGAAGGATGTTCGTCCGCTCGAGGCTCTTGGCAACATCATGAGAGCGCGGAAGGATTACGCGGGCGCCGTGACGTACTTCACAAAGGCCCTTGCGGTTCTCAATAAAGGTGACCCGCGCAACTGGGGTTACTACTATGCACGCGGCACGTCTTACGAGCGGCTGAAGAACTGGCCTGCTGCTGAAGCGGATCTGAAGCGCGCGCTCGCGCTTGCTCCTGATCAGCCGCTGGTTCTGAATTATCTCGGCTATTCCTGGGTCGATCAGGGCAAAAACCTCAAGGAAGGAACGCGCCTGATCGAGAAGGCCGTGCAGCTGAAACCGGATGATGGCTATATCGTCGATAGCCTCGGATGGGCGCACTTCAAGCAGGGCAACTTCAAGGAAGCCGTGCGCTTCCTGGAACGCGCCGTCGAGATCAAACCCGAAGATCCGACGTTGAACGATCACTTGGGTGACGCCTTCTGGAAGGTCGGACGCGAACGGGAGGCACGGTTCCAGTGGAGCCAGGCGCTTTCCCTCGAACCCGAACCGCAGGACGTCGATAAGATCAAGGCCAAGCTCGAACGCGGCCTCGACGCGAAGGGCGAAGCCAAGAACGCCGAGAAGACGCGGCAGGTCGAGAGGGATGAAAACTCCCGCCGGCGCAGCGAAAATAAGGCCGGATCGCCCCAGAGCAGGGCGGTGGAGTAAACTGCTGCAAAGCCGGATAACAATGACGGGCGCCAGTGGCGCCCGTTTTCATGCTGCTGAGATCTCATGCCCCTGAAGCCGGAATTCGCTCCCGCCAAGATCAATCTGACGCTTGAAATTCTCGGACGGCGTAGCGATGGCTACCACGAGCTTCGGAGCCTCGTGGCATTCGCGGCCGATGCTGGCGACCGCCTGACGCTAACTGGCGAAACGCCCGCGTTGACGAAAGTCGAGGGGCCCTTCGCCGATGCACTCGGCCACGCCAATCTCGTCGATGCCACCGTCGAGACGCTCACGCGTATTCTTCCCAATGTCATTCTCGGTGGTCTGACGCTGGAAAAAAATCTGCCCGTCGCCAGCGGCATCGGCGGCGGATCGGCAGACGCGGCGGCGGCGCTTAGGCTTCTGAGCGCGGCGCATCCGGAAATCGCGCGGCTCGATTTACCCGTGATCGCGCGCACCCTCGGCGCCGACGTGCCGGTCTGCCTGCGCAGCCGCAGCGCGATGATGACAGGCATCGGCGAGACGATTGTCGACGTCCAATTGCCGGGAGAGATCTTCGCGATCCTCGCCAATCCGCTCATCGAAGTTCCGGAAAACAAAACGGCGGAAGTATTTCGTCTTCTCCGCGCCCCGCCGCTCGCCGCCGGTGCCACGAGCGAACGGCCGCCGGTCCTGTCGTCCTTCGGCGAGCTGATCAGATACGCGGCAACGCGCGGCAACGCGCTCGAAGCGCCCGCGTGCCAGCTTTTCCCCCAAATCCGAATGATGCTGTCGGAACTCGCAAAGCTCCCGCGTTGCAGGCTCGCGCAGCTCTCGGGCGCCGGGCCAACCTGCTTTGCCCTCTTCGACACGCAACAAGCGGCGGCGTATGGCGTGCGCATTCTCAAGGCCACCCAGCCTGAGTGGTGGGTAGCCGCGACCCGCTTGATCTAGTTCGCTAGCTTGTCAGTGGGTCCGGCTAATGCAGAAGCCGATGACCTGCTCGAGCGCATCCTTCTCCCGGCTCTCCGGAAAAATTGCCAGCGCATCGCGCGCAATCGCCCCGTAGGAGCGCGCCCGCTCGAACGTGGCCTCGATCGCTTTGTGCCGTCGCATGAGGCTGACTGCGTGTTCCAGATCGCCCTCCGCGATCTCGCCGTCGGCGATGGTACGGTTCCAGAACTGTCGCTCGTCGCTCGTGCCGCGCCGGAATGAAAGAATGACCGGCAGCGTGATCTTGCCCTCGCGGAAATCGTCGCCGACGGATTTGCCAAGGCTCCTGCTGTCGCCGGCATAGTCGAGCGCGTCGTCGACGAGCTGAAACGCCAGGCCCAGGTTCTTGCCATACGAACGAAGAGCAGCCTGCTCTTCCACCGGCCGCTGTGCCAGCGCCGCGCCGGATTCGGCCGCGGCAGAAAACAGCGCTGCAGTCTTGGAATTGATGATCGAAAGATAATCGTCTTCGGTAGTCGACGTGTTCTTCGCCGCCGCAAGCTGCATGACTTCGCCTTCAGCGATCGTCGCAGCAGCATTCGACATGATGCGAAGAACTGTCAGCGATCCGACGTCGACAAACATCTTGAAGGCTTGGCCCAGAAGAAAATCGCCGACCAGAACGCTCGCCTGATTGCCCCAAATCATCCGCGCCGTTTTGCGCCCGCGCCGGGTCGCGCTCTCATCGACGACGTCGTCGTGAAGCAGCGTAGCCGTATGCATGAATTCGACGGCGGATGCGGTACGGATGTGCCCGTTGCCGCCGTATCCGCAAAGCTTCGCACTCGCAAGTGCCAGCATGGGCCTGAGACGTTTGCCGCCGCTGTCGATCAGGTGATGGGCAAGCTCGGGGATCATATCGACATCCGACACTGCCTTGTCGAGAATGATCCGGTTTATGGCCTCGAGATCATCGGATACGAGATCGAGAAGCGGTTGAAGCTTCTGCCCCGTCTCACGAACGTCTTCGAGTGGAATCACGCGACCCAAGTTGGCCCCCAATTTTTACACCGTGCTAATATAAGTAGTTGCCTTTAGGCCGTCACCCAGCCTTCGCCGGTCCTGATTTCGATTAATAGTTTAGGATTTGCCATGCGCGAGTTGATTGTGACGAATGACCCCGTCCTCATCAGTTACGCAGAAGCGCTGCTGAAAGATCAGGGCATCAAAGCGGTGGTATTTGATCGAAATATTAGTCTTATGGAAGGGTCAATCGGCGCTTTCCCGCGACGTCTTGTCGTTCTCGATGAGCTATGGGCCAGGGGCGCCGAGATCCTGAAACAGGCTGGACTGGGTCAATGGGTGATCGGAAATGAGATTAAGTGACCCCGAGCAGTCCGTCATCGAGGCCGCAAGCGAAGACCTCTTTCTTGGTGAGGCGTTGACCGTTCGCCAGCCGCGCAACGGCTATCGCGCGGGGACCGACGCGGTGTTGCTTGCGGCGTGGCTAAGCCCGGAGACGGCAGGCGAAGGCCCGGTTCTCGATGTCGGAGCCGGTGTTGGTGTCGTCGGACTTTGCGTCGCGGCGCGTTGTCCGAACGCCAAGGTTCTGCTCGTGGAGCGCGAACCCGATCTTGCGGTGCTCGCGCGTCATAATGTCGAACGCAACGGACTGAAAATGCGCGTCTCGGTTGTCGAAGCCGATATCGCGCGCTCTTCCGATGCACTCTTACGTTCGGGTATCGCATCCGAGTCGTTTCCAGTCGTCCTGGCCAATCCGCCGTACCACCAGGAAGGGCGAAGCACGGCCGCGCCGAGCCCGCTGAAGGCCGTTTCGCATCAGATGGCGGAGAGTGCTTTGGAGACCTGGGCGCGCTTCATGACCCGGATGGCCAAGCCTGGGGGGCGCGTCGCGATGATCCATAAGGCGGAGGCCTTGCCCCAGATTTTATCCGTTTTCGAAGGCCGGTTTGGCGGCATCGATGTGCTGCCGATTTATCCGCGCGCGGGTGCATCTGCAATCCGAGTGATCGTCAGCGGCATCAAGGGCAGTCGAGCGCCGATCACGATCAAACCGCCGCTTGTGCTTCACGGGCCCGAGCAGGCGTTTCTGCCGGAGATCGAGGCCGTTTTCAGGCACGGCGCCGCACTTCCCGCGCAATTCGGCGGCTGATCGCCTCTGGCAAGACGCGACCGGTTGCACTAGATCATCCAACTCCCTTTCATGACGCAACGTCAGAGCAAAGTTGCTCGCAGGAGTGAAGCTTCATGTGGCCGTTTTCGCGCAAGCCCGTCGTCCCCGTTTTGCGTTTCAGCGGCCCAATCGGGATGGCAACGCCACTGCGTCCGGGGCTATCGCTCGCGAGTTACGCCGGTGCGATCGAAAAGGCGTTCTCGCTTTCGAAGCTTCCCGCCGTCGCAATTGTAATCAATTCGCCCGGCGGCTCGCCGGTGCAATCGAACCTGATCTTCAATCGCCTTCGCCAGATGGCGGCGGAAAAAGAAAAGCGCGTCTACGTTTTCTGCGAGGACGTCGCCGCATCGGG
Protein-coding sequences here:
- a CDS encoding 4-(cytidine 5'-diphospho)-2-C-methyl-D-erythritol kinase; translation: MPLKPEFAPAKINLTLEILGRRSDGYHELRSLVAFAADAGDRLTLTGETPALTKVEGPFADALGHANLVDATVETLTRILPNVILGGLTLEKNLPVASGIGGGSADAAAALRLLSAAHPEIARLDLPVIARTLGADVPVCLRSRSAMMTGIGETIVDVQLPGEIFAILANPLIEVPENKTAEVFRLLRAPPLAAGATSERPPVLSSFGELIRYAATRGNALEAPACQLFPQIRMMLSELAKLPRCRLAQLSGAGPTCFALFDTQQAAAYGVRILKATQPEWWVAATRLI
- a CDS encoding tRNA1(Val) (adenine(37)-N6)-methyltransferase produces the protein MRLSDPEQSVIEAASEDLFLGEALTVRQPRNGYRAGTDAVLLAAWLSPETAGEGPVLDVGAGVGVVGLCVAARCPNAKVLLVEREPDLAVLARHNVERNGLKMRVSVVEADIARSSDALLRSGIASESFPVVLANPPYHQEGRSTAAPSPLKAVSHQMAESALETWARFMTRMAKPGGRVAMIHKAEALPQILSVFEGRFGGIDVLPIYPRAGASAIRVIVSGIKGSRAPITIKPPLVLHGPEQAFLPEIEAVFRHGAALPAQFGG
- a CDS encoding DUF2007 domain-containing protein, with product MRELIVTNDPVLISYAEALLKDQGIKAVVFDRNISLMEGSIGAFPRRLVVLDELWARGAEILKQAGLGQWVIGNEIK
- a CDS encoding tetratricopeptide repeat protein, producing MRGPLGRVLSVGLGAIAMTVAGFFSEAPARSQDQDLGQDEASTSVLGNYLAGRFARAAQDTQEAANFYGKALERDPKNEVLLEQAFQMETMSGNWPKAIPLAEQLTATRQSHRMSQFLLGVTAFKSDDFKKAEEHFAAASENPIGELTSAIAVGWTRLAAGDADGALKALDMPKQPDWAQFYLRYHKALIADLAGRKADARASYEKVFKQDSRTLRTSLAYAQSAAHYGDFKTARQVIKEQLAKTQGDPHPLAKEMLDIINRKEKPPLLISNAKDGLAEVFYGLGEALAGEGGVSLGTIYLQLALDAKPDHAFALAALANAQEAVKRYGDAIATYDKIPQGTPLQSAIDIRKAFDLNSLDKSDEAKAILTKLIETDPKDVRPLEALGNIMRARKDYAGAVTYFTKALAVLNKGDPRNWGYYYARGTSYERLKNWPAAEADLKRALALAPDQPLVLNYLGYSWVDQGKNLKEGTRLIEKAVQLKPDDGYIVDSLGWAHFKQGNFKEAVRFLERAVEIKPEDPTLNDHLGDAFWKVGREREARFQWSQALSLEPEPQDVDKIKAKLERGLDAKGEAKNAEKTRQVERDENSRRRSENKAGSPQSRAVE
- a CDS encoding polyprenyl synthetase family protein, whose protein sequence is MGRVIPLEDVRETGQKLQPLLDLVSDDLEAINRIILDKAVSDVDMIPELAHHLIDSGGKRLRPMLALASAKLCGYGGNGHIRTASAVEFMHTATLLHDDVVDESATRRGRKTARMIWGNQASVLVGDFLLGQAFKMFVDVGSLTVLRIMSNAAATIAEGEVMQLAAAKNTSTTEDDYLSIINSKTAALFSAAAESGAALAQRPVEEQAALRSYGKNLGLAFQLVDDALDYAGDSRSLGKSVGDDFREGKITLPVILSFRRGTSDERQFWNRTIADGEIAEGDLEHAVSLMRRHKAIEATFERARSYGAIARDALAIFPESREKDALEQVIGFCISRTH